The Salmo trutta chromosome 27, fSalTru1.1, whole genome shotgun sequence genome includes the window TTCAAAAGAAAGATGAGGCtggtctctgctcagtttggacTATTGGTAGTTTGGATCATCGGCTCCTGGGGTTGGTTAAGTAATAAATGCGTCCTCTATGACAAGAAATCTAATTACTGGCTATCCATTCACTCCAGTTCCTGCCCTCACAGCAACCTAACTGCCGTTTGCTGGGATTTATCCAATCTCAAACTCAACCTTTCCATTGTTCCGTCAAACTACCAGGCTCTCTGTCTCGAGATCAGGAGTGGGTCTGTGATGCAGTCTGGCGCTCTCTCTCGATTCTCCGTCCTTGAGACCATTCACATACGCGGATGTCTGTCCACGATTCTCCCTGGAACCTTCAAGGGGCTCTCCCATGTGAAGAAACTCTATCTGTTGTGTATGGGACAGTGTTACAATTCCTCACTTCCACCTAACACATTCAGTGACCTGACTAATCTTGAGGAATTGTCCATTGAGAACTACAGGCTTTCTGTGATGGCACCGGACGCATTAGGAGGGATACCTCTTCTGAAGAAACTCACAGTCGATAGTTGTACAGAGGAACTCTCTGATTTGCTATGTAGGATAGTCAATATGTCACAGTCATTGACAGCCCTGGACTTTACTTCAGATGGGATAGTCATTTTAAGGCACCCAAACTGCTCTGACACCAGCGGAGCTATTCTTGAGCTTCCTTATTTCTACCGTCTTCAAGAGGTGTTTCTTAACTTCCCTAATGCCCACCGTTTAGAAAAAAGAGCATTAAAATGCTTTGAAAACATTTCATCTCTTTTTTTGCCTGACAATGATGCGCTACAGACACAGCTTCTGCAGTCTGGTATCAGCAGGCTGCGTCGTTTTGTGTTCAACAATAACATTTCTTTTGAATCCGTTTGTGAGACTGTATTCAAACTATCAATCAGACAAGTTTATATAAGTGACCATAAAACTGAGAACTACTCAGAGTCTGCAATAAGAAATTGTCAGGGGATCGAGGTGCTCAGACTCAGCATCTGTCATAGTGATAATGTTAGAGTCAACTTGATCcattatttgaagaatctcactgATGTGTCAGTGTTAAGATACTGGGAAGTGAACCCTGAGCTCATTGAGCTTTGTGACACTCACACTCAGGGCCCAATCACATGGCTGAAGAGACTTTCCTTGACCCTACACATGCCAAGTATCACCTCAGAGCAGTTCAGTTGCTTGAAAAATCTGGAACATCTGAATCTAGAATCCAGCAACATTAACAATATTTCGGACTTTACATTTAACGGACTTGGTAAATTGAGGATCCTAAATTTAAGGGGTAACAATATCTCACAGATTACAAAGAACAGTTTATTTGGCCTGCACAACTTAGAGACCCTAACACTTGAACTAAACCCACTTGTACAGATTGAAGCTTTTGCGTTCATTCACCTCACTTCACTGAAGAATGTAGATTTAGGGGACATTcaccatccagccagccagtggGAGAAGCATGTGACTTTAAATCTGACGCACATATTTGGGGTCTTCCCTCCGGGATTGATGTACATGAACATTACCTCCTTTTTCGATTGTATCAACATCATCATCGGCAGCAACAGCACCCCTAAACTAGGCTTGGCCCTTCAGGTCCGTGCCCAAAATGTGTCTTTCCAGGACTGCTGGAGGCCGTTCTTCAAGTCCGTCGTCAGACTCACAGCTATGACGGAGCACCTCCTGTGTGGATCTCATTTTGCTGCAAAGTACTTCCCCTCCCTGGAGTATTTTGACTTCCAGTCTATGCTCTATGCAGAGTTTGTAGATATGACTGACCTGAACACACTTGTGCAGCTGAGGTATCTTAAGCTGATGAGAGTTGACCTTATCCTGCAACCAGGGCTGGCCATCATGTTCCACAATCTGACCAAATTGGAAAGCCTGAACCTCATCTCCTGTAGGATCCTCACTCTGGAGGAGGAGCTGAGCAGAGACCTGCACTCCCTCGTGCAGCTGTCAATCAAAATTGAAGAGGAGTTCAGTATGTTAGAGACCTTTCCAGAGCCCCTGACCAGCCTGAGTTACCTGTTGTTCTACAGACCTCGTCTGCACTGTAGCTGTGACAACACCTGGCTAGACAACTGGGCCAGGGGTCAGAGGCATATCCAGGTCATCATCTGGCACCCCAATGAGGCTGATCTGACCTGCAAAGATGAAACCGGTATCCAAAACTTTGCCAGGTACTCAGAGGCCAACTGTTCCCTGGACGTGGGCTTTGTCCTGTTCTTCTGCACCTCCCTGGGCCTGCTCCTCTTCATGCTGGTGACGGTGCTCTATCAGCTGGCTGGGGACTACCTGCTCGCCTTCTGCCACATCCTCCGTGGCTGGCTGGAGGAGGCCTTGCGGAGGCCCAACCCCAGAGGGCACTACTGCTATGATGTGTTTGTGTCGTACAGCGGTAGAGACGAGCGCTGGGTGGTGGAGCAGCTGCTGCCGGGCTTGGAGCAGAGGGGGCCTCCCTTCCTGCGTCTATGTCTGCATAGCAGGGACTTCCAGCTGGGGAAGGACATTGTGGACAACATCACAGACAGCCTCTACAGCAGCCGCCACACCCTGTGTGTGGTGAGTCGTCACTACCTGCGCAGTAACTGGTGCTCCCTGGAGCTACGACTGGCCACCCTGCGTCTGTTGGTGGAGAACAGGGACATCCTTATCCTGGTCTTCTTGGAGGACATCCCTCCTCGCCAGCTGTGTGCCCACCACCGCCTGGCCAGGCTGGTCAAGACCAGGACCTACCTGGACTGGCCTCAGGAACCGGCCCTGCAGTCTGCCTTCTGGGACCGTTTGTGGATCAAACTGGCCCCTCCTGAACCAGATCCCAGACAGTAACATTTACATTGATATTTTGCTAATTTAGAAGAACCTCTTATCGAGAGCGAGGtagagtagtgagtgcatacattttcgtattttttatttttttgtcataataACATAACACACAAGATATACATGACTACCTTTATCATGGGTATTTTGAATTTACAGACATGGGGAAAATAGTAACCTTTTTACATTTTGTTCCATACTGTGCTACCTGCATTGCAACAGATTTTGGTTTTGTCTTTTTCTttgactttattttattttattcaacattgcagacacatttttattgtttgaCATATTGTGTTGTTATTGTTTTTCTTTGCTTCACTTTCATTAAACTTCCCTGTTGGAATGAATGTATGTATAGTATGCCATGATCATTTGATaccaaacacagacaaacacactagAGGCCAGTCTGATATTGTGCACTGAATGTCAAGCTGTCCATACTTTAAGAGAAGGAAAATGATTCACGTATACTGTATTGTTGATTGCACTGTGCAAAAGACAACAcaatatagccttgctactgtttttcactgtctttttactattgtttttatttcttcacttacctattgttcacctaatacctttttgcactattggttagagcctgtaagtaagcatttcactgtaaggtctacacctgttgtattcggcgcatgtgacaaataaactttgatttgatttgaacacaatGTCCTCTTGTGTCACGATTGATAGATTTGAGAGATAATCCACTGTTGCAGAGTAATCAAAATGCCCCTCCATGTTTTAATGCCCCATAAGGAGATGTTCAGTCATCTGAGCATGTATAAGCTAAGGAGGCTGTCTGAGGTCCAGAAATCTGATTGACAAGTCGACATAATGGACAGATAAACATTTAACCAACAACATTTTTAATGAAAAAGCAAATTATCTTACGCTAAATAGGGAAATTAACTGAGGTTATCCTCTAACACACAATCCAATTTCTAcaggatcagtgtgtgtgtgtgtgtgtgtgtgtgtgtgtgtgtgtgtgtgtgtgtgtgtgtgtgtgtgtgtgtgtgtgtgtgtgtgtgtgtgtgtgtgtgttacgcccctgaaaaaggggagaaataatcacgagagtgatacggtattgtttcctcaataaCCTTTAGTGCAATCATTTTtcaaaagtaacacattttacagaacagatctacagga containing:
- the LOC115164810 gene encoding toll-like receptor 13; protein product: MRLVSAQFGLLVVWIIGSWGWLSNKCVLYDKKSNYWLSIHSSSCPHSNLTAVCWDLSNLKLNLSIVPSNYQALCLEIRSGSVMQSGALSRFSVLETIHIRGCLSTILPGTFKGLSHVKKLYLLCMGQCYNSSLPPNTFSDLTNLEELSIENYRLSVMAPDALGGIPLLKKLTVDSCTEELSDLLCRIVNMSQSLTALDFTSDGIVILRHPNCSDTSGAILELPYFYRLQEVFLNFPNAHRLEKRALKCFENISSLFLPDNDALQTQLLQSGISRLRRFVFNNNISFESVCETVFKLSIRQVYISDHKTENYSESAIRNCQGIEVLRLSICHSDNVRVNLIHYLKNLTDVSVLRYWEVNPELIELCDTHTQGPITWLKRLSLTLHMPSITSEQFSCLKNLEHLNLESSNINNISDFTFNGLGKLRILNLRGNNISQITKNSLFGLHNLETLTLELNPLVQIEAFAFIHLTSLKNVDLGDIHHPASQWEKHVTLNLTHIFGVFPPGLMYMNITSFFDCINIIIGSNSTPKLGLALQVRAQNVSFQDCWRPFFKSVVRLTAMTEHLLCGSHFAAKYFPSLEYFDFQSMLYAEFVDMTDLNTLVQLRYLKLMRVDLILQPGLAIMFHNLTKLESLNLISCRILTLEEELSRDLHSLVQLSIKIEEEFSMLETFPEPLTSLSYLLFYRPRLHCSCDNTWLDNWARGQRHIQVIIWHPNEADLTCKDETGIQNFARYSEANCSLDVGFVLFFCTSLGLLLFMLVTVLYQLAGDYLLAFCHILRGWLEEALRRPNPRGHYCYDVFVSYSGRDERWVVEQLLPGLEQRGPPFLRLCLHSRDFQLGKDIVDNITDSLYSSRHTLCVVSRHYLRSNWCSLELRLATLRLLVENRDILILVFLEDIPPRQLCAHHRLARLVKTRTYLDWPQEPALQSAFWDRLWIKLAPPEPDPRQ